A section of the Phycisphaerales bacterium genome encodes:
- a CDS encoding aminotransferase class IV — protein sequence MLQKFNEANRDILININGALLARDEAGISPFDSAVQGGDAVWEGLRVYQGRIFKLTEHLDRLHASAQALSFDEIPSHEEMTTQIRRTLAANAMTDAVHIRLTLTRGVKITSGMDPRLNQSGPTLIVLAEHKNPVYEKTGLRLVTSSFRRCRADMLDPRIHHANLLNSILAKIEANLAGVDDAVMLDDCGFVAETNATHLFLVHDDTVRTSHVRACPDGITRATVLGICEAHQISSEVRDLELDDFYQADEVFCTGTMGELAAVVEIDGRSIGSGACPGAGSMVARISHAYSELTSREGCSVA from the coding sequence ATGCTCCAAAAATTCAACGAGGCAAACCGTGACATTCTCATTAACATCAATGGTGCACTGCTCGCCCGGGATGAAGCCGGTATTAGTCCATTCGACTCAGCGGTGCAGGGTGGCGATGCTGTATGGGAAGGATTGCGGGTCTATCAGGGTCGCATCTTCAAGCTGACAGAACACTTGGATCGACTCCATGCATCTGCTCAAGCACTTTCTTTCGATGAAATTCCCTCCCATGAAGAGATGACGACGCAGATTAGGCGGACTCTTGCTGCCAACGCAATGACCGATGCTGTACATATCCGATTAACCCTGACGCGGGGGGTCAAGATAACTTCTGGCATGGACCCTCGATTGAATCAGTCAGGCCCGACATTAATTGTTCTCGCTGAACACAAAAATCCGGTTTATGAAAAGACTGGCTTACGTTTAGTTACGAGTTCATTTCGACGTTGCCGAGCAGATATGCTTGACCCACGCATTCACCATGCAAACTTGCTGAATTCAATTTTAGCCAAGATCGAAGCCAACCTTGCGGGCGTTGATGATGCAGTCATGCTTGATGATTGTGGTTTTGTAGCGGAAACCAATGCGACTCATTTGTTTCTTGTGCATGATGATACGGTTCGCACATCACATGTGCGGGCATGTCCCGATGGAATTACGCGTGCAACAGTCCTTGGCATTTGTGAGGCGCATCAGATCAGCAGCGAAGTGCGAGATTTAGAATTGGATGATTTTTATCAAGCTGACGAAGTTTTTTGTACTGGCACGATGGGTGAGCTAGCAGCCGTTGTTGAGATTGATGGGCGGAGTATTGGATCAGGTGCATGCCCTGGGGCAGGTAGTATGGTTGCTAGAATTAGCCATGCCTACAGTGAACTTACGTCTCGTGAGGGATGTTCCGTGGCATAG
- a CDS encoding type II secretion system protein → MPETLRRHHGWTLIEMLVVIAIITVLLSLVIVTLTSVKSKAKSVQCQANLAQLAQAALRYANDHSDWPTAIAWRVPAVGELEQTSWDWVTKTTGLNQTPKRVRAGSLWNYADQPQKLYQCPACEDHALQSDQMTGYNYNTTFIGGEMAFAPPNFDYTYRGIRPSQCQRTANCALFGDAGRGGPEAPLNNYMRAPTGNRPAQPHLGPGQHVVGLDLIYTGGQAFRHKGATNIAHLDGHTSALNVPFRGERWEDAPTSIQSLLDYPNDGFLSNDDRLYNPNWSSATVTTP, encoded by the coding sequence GTGCCAGAAACTCTCAGAAGGCATCATGGTTGGACGTTGATAGAAATGTTGGTGGTCATTGCCATCATCACAGTGCTTCTCAGCTTGGTCATTGTCACCCTAACCAGCGTAAAGTCGAAGGCTAAAAGCGTTCAGTGCCAGGCAAACCTGGCACAACTAGCTCAGGCAGCACTGCGGTATGCGAACGACCATAGCGATTGGCCAACCGCTATTGCATGGCGCGTCCCTGCAGTCGGTGAGCTCGAACAAACAAGTTGGGATTGGGTGACAAAAACGACAGGCCTGAATCAGACCCCCAAACGTGTCCGAGCAGGTTCATTATGGAATTATGCTGATCAGCCACAGAAACTGTATCAGTGCCCCGCCTGTGAAGATCATGCCTTGCAGTCAGATCAGATGACTGGTTACAACTACAACACCACCTTCATTGGCGGAGAGATGGCCTTCGCGCCACCAAACTTCGACTACACATACCGCGGTATACGGCCAAGCCAATGCCAACGAACAGCAAACTGTGCATTATTCGGAGATGCTGGACGCGGTGGACCAGAAGCACCACTCAACAACTACATGAGAGCACCGACAGGCAATCGTCCTGCACAACCACATCTTGGCCCAGGCCAACATGTGGTAGGACTAGATTTGATATACACCGGTGGACAGGCATTTCGCCACAAAGGCGCCACCAATATTGCCCACTTAGATGGACACACCTCCGCCTTGAATGTGCCATTTCGTGGCGAGCGTTGGGAAGATGCCCCAACATCAATTCAGTCGCTACTGGATTATCCAAATGATGGTTTTCTCTCAAACGATGACCGACTTTACAACCCAAATTGGTCATCTGCGACTGTGACTACGCCGTAG
- a CDS encoding prepilin-type N-terminal cleavage/methylation domain-containing protein has protein sequence MMLTSHQNRTHRGFTVIELVVVMGIISILAAILIPSIAGLRHRAFVATDVLNLRSLQIAHYQYAVDEDGKFADAGLAHGGLANEEIAWLNLVGEYVDLDGVIRSPLDTSPHWETPVEGTTNRFRRTSYGWNNYLSRTHSPDAAIDPRQAVDRMSKLKNPAKTVHFLHMAATGSFAGADHVHVENWWIGDSHPDAPPVLASNQVQTNAVSGKPHSSQAKSNYGFVDGHVETRHFFDVYVDPNRNSFNPENAPLF, from the coding sequence ATGATGTTGACAAGTCATCAAAATCGGACACATCGCGGGTTCACCGTTATTGAGCTGGTTGTCGTGATGGGGATTATTTCGATATTGGCTGCGATTCTCATACCTTCGATTGCGGGGCTCAGGCATCGAGCGTTTGTTGCCACAGATGTATTGAATCTTCGTTCGCTTCAGATAGCCCACTATCAGTATGCAGTAGACGAAGATGGGAAATTTGCTGATGCAGGGCTTGCTCATGGAGGCCTTGCAAACGAAGAAATAGCTTGGCTGAATCTCGTTGGCGAGTATGTAGATCTCGATGGTGTTATTCGATCGCCACTGGATACAAGTCCACACTGGGAAACACCAGTTGAGGGTACGACGAATCGATTCCGTCGGACCAGTTACGGTTGGAATAACTATCTTTCCCGTACGCATTCACCTGACGCAGCAATCGATCCAAGGCAGGCTGTGGATCGGATGAGTAAATTAAAGAATCCGGCAAAGACAGTGCATTTTTTGCATATGGCAGCCACAGGATCTTTTGCTGGAGCTGATCATGTTCATGTCGAGAATTGGTGGATTGGCGACTCTCATCCAGACGCCCCACCAGTTTTGGCATCCAATCAAGTTCAGACCAACGCTGTTTCCGGCAAGCCACATTCATCTCAGGCGAAGTCAAACTATGGATTTGTAGATGGTCATGTCGAAACCCGGCATTTCTTTGATGTTTATGTTGATCCCAATCGTAATTCCTTTAACCCTGAAAATGCTCCTTTGTTTTAA
- a CDS encoding polysaccharide deacetylase family protein: MSRWSIMLLLYALATIILVIIAGFIWWAIVIPFVVFHAYVIDGVFRPNSQFLLRSMTKGPQDSKKVALTFDDGPDPTYTPAIAELLKKHGAHATFFCIGRYIDAHPQVAQQLVAEGHELGNHSYSHSRLLNFRTAGPMRKEIANGAAAIARVGGPANPLYRPPVGLKNPALSHIATADHLKVVLWSVHSREAWRQNAKTLSATVCKRLKPGDIVLFHDGCDKPGVDRQTTVDAVECILKELDRRGLQCVTVSELMNFESPQSKDPASK, translated from the coding sequence GTGTCACGCTGGTCTATCATGCTCCTGCTTTACGCCCTTGCCACCATTATCCTGGTGATTATTGCTGGCTTTATTTGGTGGGCGATCGTGATTCCATTTGTGGTGTTTCATGCCTATGTCATCGATGGGGTGTTCAGGCCAAACTCCCAATTTCTCTTACGAAGCATGACCAAAGGCCCTCAAGATTCTAAGAAGGTCGCCCTGACCTTCGATGATGGTCCTGATCCGACCTATACCCCTGCGATTGCCGAACTTCTGAAAAAACATGGTGCCCATGCCACGTTCTTTTGTATCGGCCGATATATCGATGCGCACCCTCAAGTCGCTCAGCAACTTGTTGCTGAAGGACATGAACTGGGCAACCACAGCTATTCACACAGTCGATTACTCAATTTTAGAACGGCTGGCCCAATGCGAAAGGAAATTGCCAACGGTGCTGCCGCCATCGCACGCGTGGGCGGCCCAGCCAACCCGCTCTATCGACCTCCGGTGGGACTCAAAAACCCTGCTCTATCGCATATTGCAACGGCAGATCACCTGAAGGTTGTCCTTTGGTCAGTGCATAGCCGAGAGGCCTGGAGGCAGAATGCAAAGACGCTATCCGCTACCGTATGCAAACGCTTGAAGCCAGGCGATATCGTGCTCTTTCATGATGGCTGTGACAAACCTGGTGTTGATCGCCAGACAACCGTCGACGCCGTCGAGTGCATACTCAAAGAACTTGACCGCCGCGGCCTTCAGTGTGTGACAGTTTCTGAACTCATGAACTTCGAGTCACCCCAATCCAAAGATCCGGCGTCGAAATAA
- a CDS encoding transcriptional repressor, with product MTAERQTKQLQTIRAAIETAERPLSINELHQLAKQEIESIGLRTVYRAVRRFEAAGEIVRVAVPGGNDRYELATVAAKHHHHFHCTTCDSFFDIHGCPGGLNKLLPEGFKLEHHDLTLSGLCASCA from the coding sequence ATGACCGCTGAGCGCCAAACCAAACAACTTCAGACCATCCGAGCCGCAATCGAGACCGCCGAGCGGCCCCTATCGATTAATGAATTGCATCAACTTGCAAAACAGGAAATCGAATCCATCGGGTTGCGAACGGTCTACCGAGCGGTTCGCCGCTTTGAGGCTGCAGGTGAAATCGTGCGTGTTGCAGTACCTGGAGGCAACGATCGATACGAACTGGCCACTGTGGCTGCCAAGCACCACCACCACTTTCACTGCACGACTTGTGACAGCTTTTTCGATATTCATGGGTGCCCGGGCGGATTAAACAAACTCCTCCCAGAAGGGTTCAAACTCGAACACCACGATCTCACCCTCTCTGGGTTGTGTGCGTCTTGCGCTTGA
- a CDS encoding metallophosphoesterase — protein sequence MYDVIGDVHGSHDALKRLLMRMGYVKGAAGYTHRERQAIFVGDLLNRGKAVGKVIKLVRRMQDSGAAQVVMGNHEFNTLAYHIPHPNRKGVYLRPRSKKNQKQISATLNQLSKSEIKSTLDWIRDLPMYMDLPEIRVVHACWDPWAIKRISKAHAEFGQWTDEFMHKALTPGKKLARAIEWTLKGKEQSLPLGKGLTDLDGFYRSRLRVRWYLPPNEKTYAEYALVRDNDLPQIPLPAVLDDKPCPYEESDKPVFIGHYGLHPNPEPVLLAKNVACIDYGVARGDVLCAYRWDGEKVLEPDHLVWVNV from the coding sequence ATGTATGACGTTATTGGTGATGTGCATGGAAGCCACGATGCCCTCAAGCGACTGCTGATGCGCATGGGGTATGTTAAGGGTGCGGCTGGGTATACCCATCGTGAACGTCAGGCCATCTTTGTTGGTGATCTTCTAAACCGTGGTAAGGCAGTTGGAAAAGTCATCAAATTGGTGCGGCGGATGCAAGACAGTGGGGCGGCTCAGGTGGTCATGGGCAACCACGAGTTTAATACCTTGGCCTACCATATACCTCATCCAAATCGCAAAGGCGTTTATCTTCGCCCGAGAAGCAAAAAAAACCAAAAGCAGATTTCAGCGACATTGAACCAGCTTTCCAAGAGCGAGATTAAAAGTACGCTCGATTGGATTCGAGATCTTCCAATGTATATGGACTTACCTGAAATTCGAGTTGTTCATGCTTGTTGGGATCCGTGGGCTATCAAAAGAATTTCGAAAGCACATGCCGAATTCGGCCAATGGACTGACGAATTTATGCATAAGGCCTTAACCCCTGGGAAAAAATTAGCAAGAGCTATCGAATGGACGCTCAAGGGTAAAGAGCAAAGTTTGCCTTTGGGCAAGGGGTTGACGGATCTTGATGGTTTTTATCGTTCACGCCTGCGGGTTCGCTGGTATCTGCCGCCCAATGAAAAAACGTACGCTGAATATGCGTTGGTACGAGATAACGATCTTCCTCAGATCCCACTGCCGGCGGTACTGGACGACAAACCATGTCCTTACGAAGAAAGCGACAAGCCGGTGTTCATCGGTCACTACGGGCTGCATCCAAATCCTGAGCCAGTGCTACTTGCCAAGAATGTTGCTTGTATTGATTATGGGGTGGCTCGCGGAGATGTGCTCTGCGCTTACCGATGGGATGGCGAGAAAGTGCTTGAGCCAGATCATCTCGTTTGGGTCAACGTGTGA
- a CDS encoding YceI family protein, producing MRPLPIVAIVTISFVSLGIINQRQAPAAQESTTARESMAIDTTHSNAHFRVQHLGAGRFWGRFNDVDGTVSWTPGSTDDLDFDISIDVESVDSGVDQLDRHLKSPDFFNAKEFPNMTFKSQSAKKVDDDTYEVKGDLTMHGVTKPITAMVQWLGSNETSKGKKVGFEANFKINRSEFGMNYGVEKGALGNEVDVTVAMEANVQP from the coding sequence ATGAGGCCGTTGCCCATCGTCGCCATCGTCACTATATCTTTCGTCAGTCTTGGAATCATCAATCAACGCCAAGCCCCTGCTGCTCAGGAATCTACGACGGCTCGCGAGAGCATGGCAATCGATACCACCCATTCAAATGCACACTTCCGTGTACAGCACCTCGGTGCGGGTCGCTTTTGGGGACGCTTCAATGATGTTGACGGTACGGTCTCATGGACTCCAGGCAGCACCGATGATCTAGATTTCGATATCTCAATAGATGTCGAAAGTGTTGATAGTGGCGTTGATCAACTCGACCGGCATCTCAAAAGCCCAGACTTTTTTAATGCCAAAGAATTTCCCAATATGACGTTCAAGAGTCAATCGGCCAAGAAAGTTGACGATGATACCTATGAAGTTAAGGGTGACCTGACGATGCATGGTGTCACCAAGCCGATTACGGCGATGGTGCAGTGGCTTGGTTCCAATGAGACCAGCAAGGGTAAGAAGGTCGGATTCGAAGCAAATTTCAAAATCAACCGTAGCGAGTTCGGCATGAACTACGGCGTAGAAAAAGGCGCTTTGGGCAACGAAGTCGATGTGACTGTGGCCATGGAAGCCAATGTGCAGCCTTAA
- a CDS encoding glycosyl hydrolase family 18 protein, translated as MERITDVISGGGRWMEDKDNNSIGKAQRSCRFRPLASMLVGGGLMLATAPIAVANPMCASDIDGSGRVELGDFSKLLVAFGSDDPEADINQDGIVDLDDFSQMLVSWGPCSKVVGYYIEWGIYGRDYQPMDIPGDKLTHINYAFADIGDDLTIKVGDSYAALEKLYPGDTWDQPLAGTYNQINNVLKAEHPHLKTFISVGGWTWSGKFSDVALTEASRSNFAASCVDFIRAYGFDGVDIDWEYPVCCGLSNNTYRPEDADNYVLLLEELRAQLDVAAAQDGTQYLLTIASPAGYDKLAYLDLAAIVAPLDWVNVMTYDLHGAWDLSNTNHHSALYPNPNDDDANELIRERYNVDWALQEFLAKGVPAEKIVMGVPMYGRAWGGVQPEGGNGGGNGGDNGGGTGTLTASIEPAGLWETSFNANLVLRNDSASPVNGWTISFGYEPVITSLWNGDMTFIDNLYTVTDLGWNASIAPGAEITIGFQGDGAFTDQFTSCELNGGACDGSTDTEESEGNDEQEGSDEEPSILFVAASSVPAGTWDDGTSGATGVTDFTEIESFIASGQYTRYWDDYAKVPYLYSPSAFGGHFISYDDLESIGIKIDYVNSYGLGGMMYWEVTADRNQTLIDAIADGLAR; from the coding sequence ATGGAACGGATCACGGACGTGATAAGCGGTGGGGGACGATGGATGGAAGACAAAGACAACAATTCTATTGGAAAGGCACAGCGTTCTTGTCGTTTTAGGCCATTGGCCTCGATGCTCGTTGGCGGCGGCCTGATGTTGGCCACCGCGCCAATAGCGGTAGCCAATCCGATGTGCGCTAGTGATATTGATGGAAGTGGCCGGGTTGAACTTGGAGATTTCTCAAAGCTACTTGTTGCCTTTGGGTCAGATGATCCAGAAGCTGATATCAATCAAGACGGTATTGTGGATCTTGACGATTTCTCACAGATGCTAGTGAGCTGGGGCCCGTGCTCTAAGGTCGTTGGTTATTACATTGAGTGGGGCATTTACGGCCGTGACTATCAACCAATGGATATTCCTGGTGACAAGCTCACGCATATCAATTATGCCTTTGCTGACATTGGTGATGATCTGACCATCAAAGTTGGTGATTCATACGCGGCTCTGGAAAAACTCTATCCCGGTGATACCTGGGACCAGCCGCTTGCAGGCACCTACAACCAAATAAACAACGTGCTTAAGGCCGAGCACCCACATCTGAAGACTTTTATCTCGGTTGGTGGTTGGACTTGGTCAGGGAAGTTCTCTGATGTGGCTCTGACAGAGGCATCGCGCAGTAACTTTGCAGCCTCATGTGTTGACTTTATTCGTGCCTATGGTTTTGATGGTGTCGACATTGATTGGGAATATCCCGTTTGCTGCGGTTTGTCCAACAACACTTACCGACCTGAAGATGCAGATAACTATGTGCTCTTGCTTGAAGAACTACGCGCCCAGTTGGATGTAGCCGCAGCACAAGATGGTACGCAATATCTATTGACGATCGCATCACCTGCAGGATATGACAAGCTTGCCTATCTTGATCTGGCGGCGATTGTAGCGCCCCTGGACTGGGTCAATGTCATGACCTATGACCTCCACGGCGCCTGGGATTTGAGCAATACCAATCACCATTCGGCTCTGTACCCCAACCCCAATGATGATGACGCTAATGAACTGATTCGTGAGCGCTACAACGTTGATTGGGCATTGCAAGAATTTCTTGCCAAGGGTGTCCCTGCGGAGAAAATCGTCATGGGTGTGCCGATGTATGGCCGTGCCTGGGGCGGTGTGCAACCTGAAGGTGGTAACGGTGGTGGCAATGGCGGCGACAACGGTGGTGGTACTGGCACACTGACCGCGAGCATTGAGCCAGCAGGACTTTGGGAGACGAGTTTTAACGCCAACCTGGTCTTGCGCAATGATTCTGCATCACCCGTCAATGGTTGGACCATTTCATTTGGTTATGAGCCCGTCATTACGTCGCTCTGGAATGGTGATATGACATTCATAGACAATCTGTACACGGTGACCGATTTGGGTTGGAACGCAAGCATTGCACCAGGTGCTGAAATTACCATCGGCTTCCAAGGCGACGGTGCCTTTACAGATCAGTTCACCTCATGTGAGCTCAATGGTGGTGCCTGTGATGGCAGTACTGACACCGAAGAGTCGGAGGGCAATGATGAGCAAGAAGGCAGCGATGAAGAGCCATCGATTCTCTTTGTGGCTGCTTCAAGTGTGCCTGCAGGTACCTGGGATGATGGCACAAGTGGCGCGACTGGTGTAACTGATTTTACTGAAATCGAATCTTTCATTGCCAGTGGTCAGTACACGCGCTACTGGGATGACTATGCAAAAGTGCCATATCTCTATAGCCCGAGCGCCTTTGGTGGTCACTTCATCAGTTACGATGATCTTGAGTCAATTGGTATCAAGATTGATTATGTGAATTCATATGGTCTCGGTGGCATGATGTATTGGGAAGTCACTGCTGATCGAAATCAAACACTGATTGATGCGATTGCTGATGGTCTTGCCAGATAA